From Streptomyces sp. NBC_00775, one genomic window encodes:
- a CDS encoding FG-GAP-like repeat-containing protein — protein MSRRTTHAYKPLSLKRRAWITVGAVVLGGAGIVTYAVANPSSDPGDKAAGSRKAATHTLKLKDEGSGRKGLPQQATDRFSAVLLTWSDPDAKPKGTPEVRYRALETGKWSGWQKLPDDPFSADGKEAARAGTRGGTASVWTGDADGVQVRVTGADGTAAKGQPAGMDVRLLDPGTDPVTKGHGTEPAAYALPVEETTPAATDTATPTDPTTTDSPTPTDPATTDSATPTDPPVPTDTASPTDTAPATTEPPSPTPSPSDTVPAPRPSTVVKPPVITQAEWGASTDYDGTPEYGTEIKAAVVHHTGVDSDNKLSCGESRARLRTIQQEHFSRGYFDIGYNFVVDKCGQIFEGRSGGMDLPVIGAHDVGFNTNTVGISYIGNYETAKPSRAGLEAISRIVAWKFGMYGVDPNGKVTLVSGSAKGQDGNLVDKGTSITLPTVFGHRDTNATACPGANLYPKLAEIRRYAASAGKNSAIPTADFNRDGVSDLVAGTPKASGGVGSVTLVPGGLKGPVPASKVSLTQNSAGVPGTSEAGDNWGAATAWGDVNGDGYADLAVGAPGEDDTSGNTDRGSVTVLYGPALNTGLSYATSTVTAAGSKLGSAVTAGDFNADGKADVFAAGTGNGGSWNARLTGGATQTGTLTTSTSAIAYADAATGDFNRDGYADVALNYRDAGGIGRVTWFKGGASGLTKVSTLSVKGGRSIAAGDVNGNGYDDLVIGQPYASESGAVSGGQVTMVPGTATGFTTTGMTTVQQDTTGVPGANESGDALGSSVSVGDYNLDGYADVVAGAPNEDITRDSVNRSNAGSALLLKGSSTGLTGSGAIAVSQDTSGVPGNTETDDKLGSAVSLTDLSGYGRTDLVLGTEGEDGGDGILLYVPSNSTGLGLTQGAVYSKTQLGTPTGAHLGQTLAP, from the coding sequence TTGAGTCGCAGGACGACCCATGCGTACAAACCGCTGAGTCTGAAGCGGAGGGCGTGGATCACGGTAGGGGCGGTCGTACTCGGAGGCGCGGGCATCGTCACGTACGCCGTCGCGAATCCGTCGTCGGATCCGGGAGACAAGGCAGCCGGTTCACGCAAGGCCGCGACGCACACACTGAAACTCAAGGACGAGGGGTCGGGCCGCAAGGGGCTTCCCCAGCAGGCCACCGACCGCTTCAGCGCCGTCCTGCTGACCTGGAGCGACCCGGACGCGAAGCCGAAGGGCACGCCCGAGGTGCGCTACCGCGCGCTGGAGACCGGCAAGTGGTCGGGCTGGCAGAAGCTGCCGGACGACCCGTTCTCGGCGGATGGCAAGGAGGCCGCGCGGGCCGGAACGCGCGGTGGCACCGCGTCCGTGTGGACCGGCGACGCGGACGGCGTCCAGGTGCGCGTGACCGGCGCCGACGGCACGGCGGCGAAGGGCCAGCCGGCGGGCATGGACGTCCGGCTGCTCGACCCCGGCACCGACCCCGTCACCAAGGGGCACGGCACGGAGCCCGCCGCGTACGCCCTCCCGGTGGAGGAGACGACCCCCGCGGCCACGGACACGGCGACGCCGACCGACCCGACGACCACCGACTCACCGACACCGACCGATCCGGCGACCACGGACTCGGCGACGCCGACCGACCCGCCGGTCCCGACCGACACCGCGTCGCCCACCGACACGGCACCGGCCACCACGGAGCCCCCGAGCCCGACGCCCTCCCCCTCGGACACCGTCCCGGCTCCCCGCCCCTCGACGGTCGTCAAGCCGCCGGTCATCACGCAGGCGGAGTGGGGCGCCTCCACCGACTACGACGGCACCCCCGAGTACGGCACCGAGATCAAGGCGGCCGTCGTCCACCACACGGGCGTCGACAGCGACAACAAGCTCTCCTGCGGCGAGTCCCGGGCCCGGCTGCGCACCATCCAGCAGGAACACTTCTCGCGCGGCTACTTCGACATCGGCTACAACTTCGTCGTCGACAAGTGCGGCCAGATCTTCGAGGGCCGCAGCGGCGGCATGGACCTCCCGGTGATCGGAGCGCACGACGTCGGCTTCAACACCAACACGGTCGGCATCTCGTACATAGGCAACTACGAGACCGCCAAGCCGAGCCGGGCCGGCCTGGAGGCGATATCCCGGATCGTCGCCTGGAAGTTCGGCATGTACGGCGTCGACCCGAACGGCAAGGTCACGCTGGTGTCCGGCAGCGCCAAGGGCCAGGACGGCAACCTCGTCGACAAGGGCACGTCGATCACCCTGCCCACGGTCTTCGGCCACCGCGACACCAACGCGACCGCCTGCCCCGGCGCCAACCTCTACCCGAAGCTCGCCGAGATCCGCCGGTACGCGGCGAGCGCCGGCAAGAACTCGGCGATCCCGACGGCCGACTTCAACCGTGACGGCGTCAGCGACCTCGTCGCCGGTACGCCCAAGGCGTCGGGCGGCGTCGGCAGCGTCACCCTGGTCCCGGGCGGCCTGAAGGGCCCGGTCCCCGCGTCGAAGGTGTCGCTCACCCAGAACAGCGCGGGCGTCCCCGGCACCTCCGAGGCGGGCGACAACTGGGGCGCCGCCACCGCGTGGGGCGACGTCAACGGCGACGGCTACGCGGACCTCGCGGTCGGCGCACCCGGCGAGGACGACACCAGTGGCAACACCGACCGGGGTTCCGTGACGGTCCTGTACGGCCCGGCCCTCAACACCGGACTCTCGTACGCCACTTCGACGGTCACCGCGGCCGGCTCCAAGCTCGGCTCGGCCGTCACGGCCGGCGACTTCAACGCGGACGGCAAGGCGGACGTCTTCGCCGCGGGCACCGGCAACGGCGGCAGCTGGAACGCCCGCCTGACCGGCGGCGCCACCCAGACCGGCACCCTCACCACGTCGACGAGCGCGATCGCGTACGCCGATGCCGCGACCGGCGACTTCAACCGGGACGGCTACGCGGATGTGGCCCTCAACTACCGTGACGCGGGCGGCATCGGCCGGGTCACCTGGTTCAAGGGCGGCGCGTCGGGCCTCACGAAGGTGTCCACGCTCAGCGTCAAGGGCGGCCGTTCGATCGCTGCCGGTGACGTGAACGGCAACGGCTACGACGACCTCGTCATCGGTCAGCCGTACGCCTCCGAGTCCGGTGCCGTCTCCGGCGGCCAGGTCACCATGGTCCCCGGCACCGCCACCGGCTTCACCACCACCGGTATGACGACGGTCCAGCAGGACACCACGGGTGTCCCGGGCGCCAACGAGTCCGGCGACGCGCTGGGATCCTCCGTCTCCGTCGGCGACTACAACCTCGACGGCTACGCGGACGTCGTCGCGGGCGCCCCGAACGAGGACATCACGCGGGACTCGGTCAACCGCTCCAACGCGGGGTCCGCCCTCCTCCTGAAGGGCAGTTCCACGGGCCTCACCGGCTCCGGCGCGATCGCCGTCTCGCAGGACACCTCGGGCGTCCCCGGCAACACCGAGACGGACGACAAGCTGGGCTCGGCCGTCTCCCTGACCGACCTGTCCGGGTACGGGCGCACCGACCTGGTCCTCGGCACCGAGGGCGAGGACGGCGGCGACGGCATCCTGCTGTACGTGCCCAGCAACAGCACGGGGCTCGGCCTGACCCAGGGCGCGGTCTACAGCAAGACGCAGCTCGGTACGCCGACGGGGGCGCACCTGGGGCAGACGCTGGCGCCGTAG
- a CDS encoding DHA2 family efflux MFS transporter permease subunit, translated as MAENRRWWALVVIALAQLMVILDMTIVNIALPSAQTDLNMSDGNRQWVITAYTLAFGGLLLLGGRVGDLAGRKLAFMTGLLGFAAASALGGAATGSGMLFGARALQGVFAALLAPAALALLTTTFTDPRERGKAFGVFGAIVGAGAAIGLLAGGLLTEYLDWRWCLYVNVPIAIVAFAGAWVLLDSGGRREDARLDVPGALLGSAGMLSLVYGFSEAESRSWGDALVLGLLAAGVVLLGLFALWQTRARVPLLPMSVVKDRQRVGAFLTILFVTIGMFGVFLFLTYYFQRVLGYSPLKTGLAYLPITVGMITGSTQIAARLLNRVPPRTLIVPGLLLAAGALAIIAQVGVEPAYASHVLPGMLMLGLGMGTAMMTCVSLATGSVAPRDSGAASATFNTAQQVGGSIGTALLNTIAASVTTRYATAHAGPGTDRRALASRAAVHGFNVATWWAMGSLLLAALIAALVVDAHRVPVPEGRAAAVPEPVESKA; from the coding sequence GTGGCCGAGAACCGCCGTTGGTGGGCGCTGGTCGTCATCGCGCTCGCACAGCTGATGGTCATCCTCGACATGACCATCGTGAACATCGCCCTGCCGTCCGCCCAGACCGACCTGAACATGTCGGACGGAAACCGGCAGTGGGTGATTACGGCCTACACGCTGGCCTTCGGCGGACTGCTGCTGCTCGGCGGCCGGGTCGGTGATCTCGCCGGGCGCAAACTCGCCTTCATGACCGGCCTGTTGGGCTTCGCCGCCGCGTCCGCCCTGGGCGGTGCGGCGACCGGCTCCGGGATGCTGTTCGGGGCGCGCGCCCTCCAGGGCGTCTTCGCGGCGCTGCTCGCCCCCGCCGCCCTGGCGCTGCTCACCACGACGTTCACCGATCCCAGGGAACGCGGCAAGGCCTTCGGTGTGTTCGGCGCGATCGTCGGCGCGGGCGCGGCGATCGGGCTGCTCGCGGGCGGCCTCCTCACCGAGTACCTGGACTGGCGCTGGTGCCTGTACGTCAACGTCCCGATCGCGATCGTCGCGTTCGCCGGAGCGTGGGTGCTGCTCGACAGCGGCGGCCGCCGCGAGGACGCGCGCCTCGACGTGCCGGGCGCGCTGCTCGGCTCGGCCGGAATGCTCTCGCTGGTGTACGGCTTCTCCGAAGCGGAGTCGCGGAGTTGGGGCGACGCTCTGGTCCTCGGCCTGCTCGCCGCCGGGGTCGTCCTGCTCGGTCTCTTCGCGCTGTGGCAGACCCGGGCACGGGTGCCGCTGCTGCCGATGTCGGTGGTGAAGGACCGGCAGCGCGTGGGGGCGTTCCTGACCATCCTCTTCGTCACGATCGGGATGTTCGGCGTCTTCCTCTTCCTCACGTACTACTTCCAGCGCGTCCTCGGCTACTCGCCCCTGAAGACCGGGCTCGCCTATCTCCCCATCACCGTCGGCATGATCACCGGCTCGACGCAGATCGCGGCCCGGCTGCTCAACCGGGTCCCGCCGCGCACCCTGATCGTCCCCGGACTGCTGCTGGCCGCCGGCGCGCTGGCGATCATCGCGCAGGTCGGCGTGGAGCCCGCGTACGCCTCCCACGTCCTGCCCGGCATGCTGATGCTCGGCCTCGGCATGGGCACCGCGATGATGACGTGCGTCTCCCTGGCCACCGGAAGCGTCGCCCCGCGGGACTCGGGCGCGGCCTCCGCCACCTTCAACACCGCCCAGCAGGTGGGTGGTTCGATCGGTACGGCACTGCTGAACACGATCGCCGCGAGCGTGACGACCCGCTACGCGACCGCGCACGCCGGGCCCGGCACCGACCGCCGCGCCCTCGCCTCCCGCGCCGCCGTCCACGGCTTCAACGTCGCCACCTGGTGGGCCATGGGCTCGCTGCTGCTGGCGGCGCTGATCGCCGCGCTCGTGGTGGACGCGCACCGGGTGCCGGTGCCGGAGGGGCGGGCGGCCGCCGTGCCGGAGCCGGTGGAGAGCAAGGCCTGA
- a CDS encoding DUF4328 domain-containing protein codes for MFSHFTSPHGPAWLRSPVGLGRAAAVMLGVVIASDVLAIWADFTMSDVSGALADGGTSADLQRRADHADALYSAAGYVQSAALVAAIVVYLIWFQRVRVNAEVFNPLGHSTSRGWVIWGWFVPVLNLWRPRRVMLDIWDASGPHGGRGSHGLVNGWWTAWVVGLLAGRAGFTEYRKADTAQEIHDAVGQVMVADAIDIVAAVLAILVVLRLTRMQNQKAYEGPLPVGV; via the coding sequence GTGTTCTCCCACTTCACCTCGCCGCACGGCCCCGCCTGGCTGCGCTCGCCGGTGGGGCTCGGGCGGGCCGCGGCCGTCATGCTCGGTGTGGTCATAGCCTCCGACGTGCTCGCGATCTGGGCGGATTTCACGATGTCCGATGTGTCGGGTGCCCTCGCGGACGGCGGCACCTCCGCCGACCTGCAGCGGCGGGCCGACCACGCGGACGCGCTCTACTCCGCGGCCGGGTACGTGCAGTCGGCCGCCCTTGTGGCGGCCATCGTCGTCTACCTGATCTGGTTCCAGCGGGTGCGCGTCAACGCCGAGGTGTTCAACCCGCTCGGGCACAGCACGTCGCGGGGCTGGGTGATCTGGGGCTGGTTCGTGCCGGTGCTGAACCTGTGGCGCCCGCGCCGGGTCATGCTGGACATCTGGGACGCGAGCGGCCCTCATGGCGGCCGGGGCTCGCACGGGCTGGTCAATGGCTGGTGGACGGCGTGGGTCGTCGGGCTGCTCGCCGGCCGGGCCGGGTTCACCGAGTACCGCAAGGCCGACACGGCCCAGGAGATCCACGACGCCGTCGGCCAGGTCATGGTCGCCGACGCCATCGACATCGTGGCTGCCGTGCTCGCGATCCTCGTCGTGCTGCGGCTGACCCGGATGCAGAACCAGAAGGCGTACGAGGGCCCGCTTCCCGTCGGCGTCTGA
- a CDS encoding beta-N-acetylhexosaminidase → MAVAGAAAAVAVAVWPSGGDGAPAGARVPSAATSATSPAGSPKATPSSSPSPTRVYPLSRTPRTIPSVRQHTPARGPGWRPAAGARVVVDDADLADEGKLLAGELKLTYAGQTDARDGDVELGLDDGTAGPESYTLTVKNRRVTITAPDDAGVFYGTRTLKQEVHGGGTASEGVVHDRPAKPQRGFMLDIARKHFTAGWIEDRVRELGDLKFNQLGLHFSDDQGFRIQSDTHPEIVSQEHLSKAEVRRIIALAAARHITVVPEIDSPGHLGAVIAAHPDLQLRNVAGVATRGAVDISKPAAADLIDDLLDEYAQLFPGAYWHIGGDEYQALTVANPQASFPQLATAAKNTYGAGATVADLATGWLNDRAQVVRGHDRTPRAWNDGFFRGGTVQADGALQVAYWTGKEIGARPPVEYLSAGRKLINYNDEFLYYVLGQPQTFVYPTGQRIYEQWTPLVLRGTAAVPAKYDGQILGGTFAVWCDLSGAQTQDQVAAGIRMPLRATVQKLWDPRRPALSWADFRGLADKLG, encoded by the coding sequence GTGGCCGTGGCGGGGGCCGCCGCCGCGGTGGCCGTCGCGGTGTGGCCCTCCGGCGGCGACGGCGCGCCGGCGGGGGCGCGGGTGCCGTCGGCCGCCACCTCGGCGACCTCGCCCGCCGGCTCACCCAAGGCCACGCCCTCGTCCTCTCCCTCACCGACCCGGGTGTACCCGCTGTCCCGGACCCCGCGCACCATTCCCTCCGTACGTCAGCACACCCCAGCCCGGGGTCCCGGCTGGCGCCCCGCGGCCGGCGCCCGCGTGGTCGTGGACGACGCGGACCTCGCCGACGAGGGGAAGCTGCTCGCCGGAGAGCTCAAGCTGACGTACGCGGGGCAGACGGATGCCAGGGACGGCGATGTCGAGCTGGGCCTCGACGACGGGACCGCGGGACCGGAGTCGTACACCCTGACCGTCAAGAACCGGCGGGTCACCATCACCGCCCCCGACGACGCGGGTGTCTTCTACGGCACGCGCACCCTCAAGCAGGAGGTGCACGGCGGCGGTACGGCGTCCGAGGGCGTCGTGCACGACCGGCCCGCCAAGCCGCAGCGCGGGTTCATGCTCGACATCGCGCGCAAGCACTTCACGGCGGGCTGGATCGAGGACCGGGTCCGGGAGCTGGGCGACCTGAAGTTCAACCAGCTCGGGCTGCACTTCTCCGACGACCAGGGCTTCCGTATCCAGTCGGACACGCACCCCGAGATCGTGTCGCAGGAGCATCTCAGCAAGGCGGAGGTCCGCAGGATCATCGCTCTGGCGGCCGCCCGGCACATCACCGTCGTCCCCGAGATCGACTCGCCCGGCCATCTGGGCGCCGTCATCGCCGCGCACCCCGACCTCCAGCTGCGCAATGTGGCGGGGGTCGCCACTCGCGGAGCCGTCGACATCTCCAAGCCCGCCGCCGCGGACCTGATCGACGACCTGCTCGACGAGTACGCGCAGCTGTTTCCCGGCGCCTACTGGCATATCGGCGGCGACGAGTACCAGGCGCTGACGGTGGCGAACCCGCAGGCGTCGTTTCCGCAGCTGGCCACCGCGGCCAAGAACACCTACGGCGCCGGCGCGACCGTCGCCGACCTGGCGACCGGCTGGCTCAACGACCGCGCCCAGGTGGTGCGCGGGCACGACCGGACCCCGCGGGCGTGGAACGACGGGTTCTTCCGCGGGGGCACGGTCCAGGCCGACGGCGCTCTGCAGGTGGCGTACTGGACGGGCAAGGAGATCGGGGCCCGGCCGCCGGTCGAGTATCTGAGCGCGGGGCGCAAGCTCATCAACTACAACGACGAGTTCCTCTATTACGTCCTCGGGCAGCCGCAGACCTTCGTCTATCCGACCGGGCAGCGCATCTACGAGCAGTGGACCCCGCTCGTCCTGCGCGGCACGGCGGCGGTCCCCGCGAAGTACGACGGGCAGATCCTCGGCGGGACCTTCGCCGTCTGGTGCGACCTCTCGGGCGCGCAGACCCAGGACCAGGTGGCGGCGGGGATCCGGATGCCGCTGCGCGCGACGGTGCAGAAGCTGTGGGATCCGCGCCGACCGGCGTTGTCCTGGGCGGACTTCAGGGGGCTGGCGGACAAGCTGGGCTGA
- a CDS encoding 2-oxo-4-hydroxy-4-carboxy-5-ureidoimidazoline decarboxylase, with protein MLIQASPDPDPTSHRRGPTLPSHRLPRLPGQVALPEQKSAAPSPARLELFNSAPADAVARTLLTCCRSLRWAHRLVDHRPYPDLDALLAAADEAAYDLTPADVAEALAGESLTLLPDGAYSAAHTALSAAHAAYESRFGHVFVICLDDFAPAEALDQVLAGIRARLTNDPEEERIITAEELRRLARGRLTRLVRHSFESPVLERPF; from the coding sequence ATGCTCATCCAGGCGTCACCGGATCCGGATCCCACATCCCACCGCCGAGGACCCACGCTGCCTTCGCACCGTCTCCCACGCCTCCCCGGCCAGGTCGCCCTCCCCGAGCAGAAGAGCGCGGCGCCGTCCCCGGCCCGCCTGGAGCTGTTCAACTCCGCGCCCGCCGACGCGGTCGCGCGCACCCTCCTCACCTGCTGCCGCAGCCTGCGCTGGGCCCACCGCCTGGTCGACCACCGGCCCTACCCGGACCTGGACGCGCTGCTCGCCGCGGCCGACGAGGCGGCGTACGACCTGACCCCCGCCGATGTCGCCGAGGCGCTGGCCGGCGAGTCCCTCACGCTGCTCCCGGACGGCGCGTACTCCGCCGCCCACACCGCACTGAGCGCCGCGCACGCCGCGTACGAAAGCCGCTTCGGACATGTGTTCGTGATCTGCCTGGACGACTTCGCCCCGGCGGAAGCCCTGGACCAGGTACTCGCCGGCATCCGAGCACGATTGACGAACGATCCGGAGGAGGAGCGGATCATCACGGCGGAGGAGCTTCGCCGCCTGGCAAGAGGCCGCCTCACCCGCCTTGTACGGCACTCTTTCGAGTCACCTGTGCTGGAGCGCCCCTTTTAG
- the sdhC gene encoding succinate dehydrogenase, cytochrome b556 subunit produces MPAGTLYRGREGMWSWVAHRVTGVLIFFFLFVHVLDTALVRVSPEDYDKVVSTYKTPIVALLEYGLVAAILFHALNGLRVIAVDFWSKGPRYQKQMLWSVVSIWVVLMVGALYPVLGHAFREVFGS; encoded by the coding sequence GTGCCGGCTGGAACGCTGTACCGCGGCCGGGAAGGAATGTGGTCCTGGGTGGCTCATCGAGTCACCGGCGTCCTCATCTTCTTCTTCCTGTTCGTACACGTGCTGGACACCGCTCTCGTCCGTGTCTCCCCCGAGGACTACGACAAGGTCGTGTCCACGTACAAGACGCCGATCGTCGCGCTGCTGGAGTACGGCCTCGTCGCCGCCATCCTCTTCCACGCGCTCAACGGCCTGCGTGTCATCGCTGTCGACTTCTGGTCGAAGGGCCCGCGCTACCAGAAGCAGATGCTCTGGTCCGTCGTCAGTATCTGGGTCGTGCTGATGGTCGGGGCCCTGTACCCCGTCCTCGGTCACGCATTCCGCGAAGTCTTCGGGAGCTGA
- a CDS encoding succinate dehydrogenase hydrophobic membrane anchor subunit, translating to MSTTETAASGIGPIEGAGEFSSYSVDNPAPLIEAPRKRTKKTPKSTRGNFEMYGWLFMRLSGIVLVVLVIGHLLIQLVLDGGVSKIGFAFVAGRWASPWWQAWDLAMLWLAMLHGANGLRTVINDYAERANTRLWLKGLLYTATVFTILLGTLVIFTFDPNIR from the coding sequence ATGTCCACCACTGAAACCGCCGCTTCCGGTATCGGACCGATCGAGGGCGCGGGCGAGTTCTCGTCGTACAGCGTCGACAACCCGGCCCCCCTCATCGAGGCCCCGCGCAAGCGCACCAAGAAGACCCCGAAGTCGACCCGCGGCAACTTCGAGATGTACGGCTGGCTCTTCATGCGCCTGTCCGGCATCGTCCTGGTCGTCCTGGTCATCGGCCACCTGCTCATCCAGCTCGTCCTCGACGGCGGCGTCTCCAAGATCGGCTTCGCCTTCGTGGCCGGCCGCTGGGCGTCCCCCTGGTGGCAGGCCTGGGACCTCGCGATGCTGTGGCTCGCCATGCTGCACGGCGCCAACGGCCTGCGTACGGTCATCAACGACTACGCGGAGCGCGCGAACACGCGCCTGTGGCTGAAGGGCCTGCTGTACACCGCCACGGTGTTCACGATTCTGCTGGGCACGCTGGTGATCTTCACCTTCGACCCGAACATCCGCTAG
- the sdhA gene encoding succinate dehydrogenase flavoprotein subunit has protein sequence MKIHKYDTVIVGAGGAGMRAAIEATKRSRTAVLTKLYPTRSHTGAAQGGMAAALANVEEDNWEWHTFDTVKGGDYLVDQDAAEILAKEAIDSVLDLEKMGLPFNRTPDGTIDQRRFGGHSRNHGEAPVRRSCYAADRTGHMILQTLYQNCVKEGVEFYNEFYVLDQLITEVDGVKKSAGVVAYELATGEIHVFQAKAVIYASGGTGKFFKVTSNAHTLTGDGQAAVYRRGLPLEDMEFFQFHPTGIWRMGILLTEGARGEGGILRNKDGERFMEKYAPVMKDLASRDVVSRSIYTEIREGRGCGPEGDHVYLDLTHLPPEQLDAKLPDITEFARTYLGIEPYTDPIPIQPTAHYAMGGIPTNVQGEVLSDNTTVVPGLYAAGEVACVSVHGANRLGTNSLLDINVFGRRAGIAAAEYSAKTDYVELPEDPASQVVSQVEHLRNSTGTERVAAIRLELQECMDANVMVFRTEQTIKTAVEKIAELRERYRNVSVQDKGKRFNTDLLEAIELGNLLDLAEVMAVSALARKESRGGHYREDYPSRDDVNFMRHTMAYREVGDDGTESIRLDYKPVVQTRYQPMERKY, from the coding sequence ATGAAGATCCACAAGTACGACACCGTCATCGTCGGCGCCGGCGGCGCCGGCATGCGCGCCGCCATCGAGGCGACGAAGCGCAGCCGCACCGCCGTGCTGACGAAGCTCTACCCCACCCGCTCCCACACGGGCGCCGCGCAGGGCGGCATGGCCGCCGCGCTGGCCAACGTGGAGGAGGACAACTGGGAGTGGCACACCTTCGACACCGTCAAGGGCGGTGACTACCTGGTCGACCAGGACGCCGCCGAGATCCTGGCGAAGGAGGCCATCGACTCGGTCCTCGACCTGGAGAAGATGGGCCTGCCCTTCAACCGGACGCCCGACGGGACGATCGACCAGCGCCGGTTCGGCGGTCACTCTCGCAACCACGGCGAGGCCCCGGTCCGCCGGTCCTGCTACGCCGCGGACCGCACCGGCCACATGATCCTCCAGACGCTGTACCAGAACTGCGTCAAGGAGGGTGTGGAGTTCTACAACGAGTTCTACGTCCTCGACCAGCTCATCACCGAGGTCGACGGCGTCAAGAAGTCGGCGGGCGTCGTCGCGTACGAGCTCGCGACCGGCGAGATCCACGTCTTCCAGGCGAAGGCCGTGATCTACGCGTCCGGCGGCACCGGCAAGTTCTTCAAGGTGACGTCCAACGCGCACACGCTGACGGGTGACGGCCAGGCGGCGGTCTACCGTCGCGGGCTGCCGCTGGAGGACATGGAGTTCTTCCAGTTCCACCCGACCGGCATCTGGCGCATGGGCATCCTGCTGACGGAGGGCGCCCGCGGTGAGGGCGGCATCCTCCGCAACAAGGACGGCGAGCGCTTCATGGAGAAGTACGCGCCGGTCATGAAGGACCTCGCGTCCCGTGACGTCGTGTCCCGCTCCATCTACACGGAGATCCGTGAGGGCCGCGGCTGCGGTCCCGAGGGCGACCACGTCTACCTCGACCTCACGCACCTCCCGCCGGAGCAGCTGGACGCCAAGCTCCCGGACATCACGGAGTTCGCGCGCACCTACCTCGGCATCGAGCCCTACACGGACCCGATCCCGATCCAGCCCACCGCGCACTACGCGATGGGCGGCATCCCGACGAACGTCCAGGGTGAGGTGCTGTCGGACAACACGACGGTGGTCCCCGGCCTGTACGCCGCCGGTGAGGTCGCCTGTGTGTCGGTCCACGGCGCCAACCGCCTGGGAACGAACTCCCTCCTGGACATCAACGTCTTCGGACGTCGTGCGGGCATCGCGGCCGCCGAGTACTCGGCGAAGACCGACTACGTCGAGCTGCCCGAGGACCCGGCGTCGCAGGTCGTCTCGCAGGTCGAGCACCTGCGCAACTCCACCGGCACCGAGCGGGTCGCTGCGATCCGCCTGGAGCTGCAGGAGTGCATGGACGCCAACGTGATGGTGTTCCGCACCGAGCAGACGATCAAGACGGCGGTCGAGAAGATCGCGGAGCTGCGCGAGCGCTACCGGAACGTCTCGGTCCAGGACAAGGGCAAGCGGTTCAACACCGACCTCCTTGAGGCCATCGAGCTGGGCAACCTGCTCGACCTGGCCGAGGTCATGGCGGTGTCGGCCCTGGCTCGCAAGGAGTCCCGCGGCGGTCACTACCGCGAGGACTACCCGAGCCGCGACGACGTCAACTTCATGCGCCACACCATGGCGTACCGCGAGGTCGGCGACGACGGCACCGAGTCCATCCGTCTCGACTACAAGCCGGTCGTCCAGACCCGCTACCAGCCGATGGAGCGTAAGTACTGA
- a CDS encoding succinate dehydrogenase iron-sulfur subunit, with amino-acid sequence MATPTLDKEDAKPEAGFADSPYITVTFRIRRFNSEVSAEAAWEDFQLEIDPKERVLDALHKIKWDQDGTLTFRRSCAHGICGSDAMRINGKNRLACKTLIKDLNPEKPITVEAIKGLTVLKDLVVDMDPFFQAYRDVMPFLITKDTNEPTRERLQTAEDRERFDDTTKCILCAACTSSCPVFWNDGQYFGPAAIVNAHRFIFDSRDEAGEQRLEILNDKDGVWRCRTTFNCTDACPRGIEVTKAIQEVKRALITRRF; translated from the coding sequence ATGGCTACCCCGACTCTGGACAAGGAAGACGCGAAGCCCGAGGCGGGCTTCGCCGACTCCCCGTACATCACGGTCACCTTCCGCATCCGCCGCTTCAACTCCGAAGTCTCGGCGGAGGCGGCCTGGGAAGACTTCCAGCTGGAGATCGACCCCAAGGAGCGTGTCCTCGACGCCCTCCACAAGATCAAGTGGGACCAGGACGGCACTCTGACGTTCCGTCGCTCCTGCGCGCACGGCATCTGCGGCTCGGACGCCATGCGGATCAACGGCAAGAACCGCCTTGCCTGCAAGACGCTGATCAAGGACCTCAACCCTGAGAAGCCGATCACGGTCGAGGCCATCAAGGGCCTGACGGTCCTGAAGGACCTCGTGGTCGACATGGACCCGTTCTTCCAGGCGTACCGCGACGTCATGCCCTTCCTCATCACGAAGGACACGAACGAGCCGACGCGCGAGCGTCTCCAGACGGCCGAGGACCGCGAGCGCTTCGACGACACCACGAAGTGCATCCTCTGCGCGGCGTGCACGTCCTCGTGCCCGGTCTTCTGGAACGACGGCCAGTACTTCGGTCCTGCCGCCATCGTCAACGCCCACCGCTTCATCTTCGACAGCCGTGACGAAGCCGGTGAGCAGCGCCTGGAGATCCTGAACGACAAGGACGGCGTGTGGCGCTGCCGCACCACGTTCAACTGCACGGACGCCTGCCCGCGCGGTATCGAGGTCACCAAGGCGATCCAGGAAGTGAAGAGGGCGCTGATCACTCGGCGGTTCTGA